Sequence from the candidate division WOR-3 bacterium genome:
ATAACTTTATGGAACATAGCAACAGACCTTGCAATCAACTCTATGCTTGTGAATATGGGATTTGAAATTAATAAACTTAAAGAAACATCATTATTTCCCGAAAAGTTTGGTTTTGAAAGATGTCTATCAGCAGAAGAATACTATAGCCTTTTAATTCAAAATTTTGAAGAAATAGAAAAATCAGGATATCTTTACCTAAAAGGATTTGACAGCCATTATCCCTGTGATAGCCAAATCACAGAATTAGTTGAAAAAAAATACAGTAAAGTATTGGGTGAAGTATGGAAGATGTCAAAATCAAAGGGAGATTTTCCAGGATGGTTTCAGGAGTTTGTGGAAGAGCTAAGTGAACCAAAAATTAACTGGAAGGTTATGCTTGGTAAATTTTTAATTCAGAATATAAGAGTGAAAACAGATTGGACAAGACCAAATAAAAGATATCTTGCTTACGATATTATTTATCCAACAAGAAGACAAAAAATTTTGAATTTAGTTATCGCTGTTGATACATCAGGCTCAATTAGTAGTGAAGATTTAAAAGATTTCTTCAGTGAAATTAATGGTATTTTGAATTCTTTCAATTTTTATCATATTTATCTAATTCAAAATGATGCTAAAATTCAAAAAGTAGAAGAAATAAAATATCCTGATAAATTACCTGATACTATTGAAACAATTGGCAGAGGCGGAACAGATTTTAGACCAGTATTTAAGTATCTTGAAGAAAAAAGAATTATACTCCCTCTTGTTTTCTTCACAGATTTGTTGGGGAATTTTCCGAATAAGGCTCCACAATTTCCAGTGTTATGGATTTCAACGACAGAAAAGGAACCCCCTTTTGGAATAAAGGTAAGATATAAAAGGGAAAATTTTAATGAATGAAAGGTCAAAATATATTGAAGCAGTAAAGAAAGTTTTTGACAGTTATAAAATAAATTACAAAGAAGAAATAATAAATAATATGTTTTTAGTAAAAAATGACGGATTATGGATTGTAGTATCAGAAAAAGAAGGAAATAAAATCAAAAACTTAACAGCACTATTGCGAAAAAATCGTTTACCTTACTTGATTTTATATAATAGTTTGAAGGAAGAAACTTATATATGCGATTTGGGAAACGAATATAAAGGCAAAAGTTTTAAAACAATAAATTATGATTTTCATAAATTAAAAGATAATTGGTGGATTTTAACAAATTTATGGATTATAATAGAAAATATTTTAAAAACAAAAAAATTTTCAATTTTTTTGCCCTATTCTAAAGAAAAAGATGAATTAAACAATTATAAAAACCATAATTTAATTGTAAAAGTTTGTGAAATAAAAGTTTCCCGTTACACAAGATTTTCTACATTTACTCTATTTTATAAAGGTATCCCTGATCATTCTTTGATTTTTGAATTGGAAATAATTTTTGGTGATTTTAAATATGAGAATGGATTTATAAAAATGATACCTTCAAATGAAGAGGTATTAACCACAGATTTTATTTTTGAAATTGAAATTTTTTTTAAACTTTTAAGTAAATTCATTAAAAAAAATAAAGGTTTTGTTGGTTTTGGTGAAGTAATTTATACTGCCTTACAAGAAAATCAGTTGAAAAAAGAATTGATGACAAAGAGAGAGCTACTCAAATATTTAGGGAAGGTATTAAAAGTGGACTTGGAAGGATTAATGGAATTTATCAAAAAAGAAAAAAGCCTTAAAAATAAAATTAAAAGAATAAAAGAAGAAATAAAAAATGGGTTATTTATAAATATGTATAAGTATGGAGGAAGTTACGGTATATAATTTTAAAATAAAAAAAGGAGGCTAAGATGAAAAAGAAAAAAAGAAAAAGTAAAAAAGAAAAAATATGTATAAAATGCAAAAAAATATATAAACCTGATTTAACATTCATAAAGATTACTGAAGAAATTTACCTTTGCAAAGAGTGCTTTGATGAACTTCTTAAAACATCTGAAAAAGAAAATAAAACTCCTTAAAGTTAGATAAGATAAGGTTTAGTCTGTAAATTATGAAAAAAAATTATGCTTTTGTAATTTATTATAACAAAAATAATAAATATAGCTTTAATGCATTGTTAGGCGCCATTGAAACTGAAGAATCCCTCAACAATATAAAGATTTACTTTATCAAAAATAAAAAAAATTTTATCACAGAAATTGAACATATAATTAAGGAACATAAAAAAGTAATAATTGGTGTATCTTTTTTTACCACACAATTATGGGATATAAATAAAATTGTTAAAACATTAAGAGAAAAATTTGGTAAAAAGATATTACTTATCTCAGGAGGACCTCACCCAACAGGAGACCCAGAAGGAACACTTAAAATGGGATTTGATATTGTTGTAAGAGGTGAAGGAGAAGAAACAATAATTGAACTTTTAAAAAAAATCTTTAATGATGAAGATTTTAAAACCGTTAAAGGAATTACCTTTTTTGATGATAATGGAGTTATGAAATTCACAGGTAAAAGAGAACAAGTTGACTTAAATAAATATCATCCCTTTGCAATAAAATATGAAAAATTTGGACCTATTGAAATAACAAGGGGATGCCCTTTTGCCTGTTATTTCTGCCAGACTCCAAGAATCTTTGGTGCAAGAATAAGACATAGAAATATTGAAAATATATGTAAATATGTGGAGTATATGAAAAATAAAAATCTCTTAGATATAAGATTTATAACACCTGACGCCTTCTCATACGGTTCAAATGATGGTAAAAAAATTAACCTCCTTGAATTGGAAGAACTTTTAAAAAATGTCAAAAAAATTATCAAACCAGAAGGAAGAATTTTCTTTGGAACATTTCCATCAGAAGTCAGACCTGAACATGTAAATGAGGAAACAATAGAATTGATATTAAAATATGCTGACAATGATAATATTACAATCGGTGCCCAATCTGGAAGTCAGAGAATTTTAGATTTATGTAACAGAGGACATAAAGTAGAGGATGTCTATAATGCAGTAAAAATTACACTAAAAGCAGGTCTTAAAGCAAATGTAGATTTTATTTTTGGATTGCCCGGTGAAACTGAAGAAGATATTAACCTTACAATAAAAGTAATAGAAGACTTAACAAAAATGGGAGCTTATATTCATACACATGCATTTATACCTTTACCTCAAACACCTTTTGCTAAATCACCCCCAAAAGGAGTTAATGAAAAAACTAAAAAAATTATAGGAAAAATTAGCTCAAAGGGTTTTGCTTTTGGAAGCTGGCAAAAACAGGAAAAAATTGCCTTTAAAATATACCAGTATCTAAATCCAAAACCCATTCCAAAGTAAGGAAAGTAAAAAGGCTCACCTTCATATTCTATCCCTACAGGTATTGTTGCAATAAGAGAAATCTCATATTTCTTATGATAATAGGTAAAAGAAATAAAGAGAAGAATTAGGAAAAAATAAATGTTCCAAGAGGCTGGATATAAAGAGGTTCCAAATCCATATCCCAATTTAATTTTTTTTAAAAAACTTTTAGATTTTTCATAATACCTTCTTATACCACAGAACTTAAAATCTTAAACCCCATACCGAAGAGAGACGCCCATTCTCTTTTTTTTGGTTCAAGAGTTTAATAAATAAAAACAGTTTAAACAGTTTAAAATAAATAGATTAATCATAAATTTAATTTATTTTTAATTTTCTCAAATCCCTTTTATATATTTCTCTTATTTTTAAAAAGGCTTTTTCATATAAATTGCTTTTAAAATCCGGGAAACTTGTTAAAAGGGGTCTAAATTTCCCTTTTTCATACCATAAGGTTATATCAGCATAAACTCCTCTTCCAAGATATATTTTGTAACCACTTTCCTTAAAAGATGCTAAAACAAATTTGAAATAATCCATATAACCGGGATCTATATTTACTTTCCTTTTACCTTCAATAGTAAATTTTTTTTCAATTTCCCATGTTATATATTTAATTTCCACAATTCTTGAAGGATCAATTAGTTCCTTAAAAGAATAAAATATTCTCTTTATATCTTTACCCATTTCCTTTTCATAATAAGAAGTAAAATTAAAATCAAAACTTTCACTTTCATAATCAATTTCTCCGAATGATTTTATAAGTTCTTCCTTAACCCTAATTAATAAATTTTTTTCAGTGTAAAATAAACCTAAAATCAATTTACAGGGTAAAGGGCTGGCGGGCTCACTCATTTTATAAATCCCTTAACTTTTAAAATTAAATCCCTTTTTATATTCAGTTCCTCAAAAATTTTTATCATTTCCTTTTCTTCAAGTTTTTTATAAAAAGTTTTTCCCTCTTTTATTTTATGAAAGTGTCCATCCCTTATGTATATAATTCCATCCCTTACTTTTTTTGAAACAATAACATGATTCATCATTTCAAATTCAAAGGATTTTTTCCAGGCTGATATAAAATCATCTTCATTAACTTTTTCTTTTTTTATTTTAAACCTGAATTTTTTGAATCCCTTTTCACTTTCCGTATAAACATATATTCCGTCTTTTCTTTCTTCATAAATAAAATCATAGGCTAATGTTTTAAATTTAAAGAAATCACTTTCAAGAAGGATGGGCTCATAAATCAGGTATCCAACATCACACAGATATTTTTTACCTTCAATTTCAAGGGACACAAGGGTATGGGTATTTTCACCGTAACTCCTATCTGCAAGTAAAAAACAAGGTTTAAAACCTAAATACTCAAGAAAATTTTTTAAAAAATAAACAAGAGAAAAACAGGTTCCACCTGCGCCTTTTTCAAAAAAATCTCTGATAATATAATAGGGTGTCCTTAATTTTTTTTCAAAATTTTTACTTTCCGCCTCAATTATCTTTGTTAAATTTTCATAGGGAATTTCTGAAAATATCTTAAGAACTTTTTTTAAAAAAAACAATTCATTTTCTTCTTTTTTTAAATTAAATTTTTCTGAAAGAAATTCAAAAGCCTTTAAATCCCTATCCTTTATTAACATTTATAAATAAATTCTACCTTTTCAGCAATTTTATTCCAGTCAAATTCTTTTGAAAATTTTAATCCCCTTTCTCTTATTTTTTCTCTTAAAGATTTATCATTTATTAAAATTTCTATTTTTTCTGCAAGGTCCTTTTCCTTTTTATTTTTAAATAAAAGCCCGTTTATTCCATCTTTTATGACCTCATTGTATCCCTCTATGTCTGAAGATATAACCGGAACACCTGAGGCCATTGCCTCAATCAAAACAATACCAAAAGTCTCTCCTCCTATTGCAGGTGATACATAAATATCAGCACTCCTAAAAATTTTTGGTAACTCATTAGGTTCAACAAACCCAAAAAATCTTACATTTAGATTGTTTTCTTCAGCATATTTTTTTGAATTAGTAAATAAAGGACCCTTTCCAACCATCCAGAATTCTATTTCCCTATAACCCTTTTCCCTTAAAATTTTAGCAGCCTTTAAGAAAATTAAAGGTCCTTTTCTTTTTTCAAATCTTCCAACATATAAAACTGTAAAATTATTTTTCTCAATTTTCTCTCCTTCAGGATTAAACCTTTTTGTATCAACTCCATTTGGAATGATAACATAATTTCCAAAGGGAAAATATTTTTCAATTTCTTTTTTTGCTTTTTTTGATACACAGATAACTTTATCAATTTTTTTAAAACTTTCCTTATAAAATATTCTTGCCAACCTGTAAAAATTAAAACCTATAAAGGCAGTATGGAAAGTGGCTATATTCTTTGAACGAGAAAAAATTAAGGCATGGTAGGGCAAATTGTGACCAAGTGGTCCATGAGTATGAACTATATCAAATTCCTCCTTAAAAATTTCTCTTAATTTTTTTCTTAAATATTTTTCCCATGTAAAAGTTATCTGGGTAAAGTTGAGTGGTAAAATATGAACTTTTCCAACTCTTAAAACACAATTTTCTTCTTTTTCACCATGATTATAAGAGGCAGTGAGAATTTTAACAATATGCCCCCTTTCTCTTAAAGCTTTTGAAAGGTGATGCATGTGTTCTGATACGCCTCCTGGAAATGGGTAATAGGCATCAGAAACCATTAAGATTTTCATATAAATTTATTTAAAACTTTTGATTCTATTTCAAGAAGTATTGAGGGAGTTTTTGCTCCTTTAATTAAATAAGAAAGCGAAAGACTTTCAAGTAAATGGATTATTGCAAGAATAAGAAGAATTGATAAAAAAAATAAAAATATACTTCCTAAAAGTTTATCCCAGAAAGAAAGACCTAAACTTTTAATGGCTTTTTCTCCAATTTTAAAGAGAAAGGCAAATAATACAATTGAAAATAAAAAAATTAAGATAAAGGTTAAAAAGTGTGAGAAAGGAACGAATTTGGGTAAAAATTTTTTTAGAAGAGGAGAGAGATTATAGGAAAAAAGAAAAGAAAAAGCAAGGGAAAACCAGGAAGTTATAAGACGCCATAAACCGTAAATAACTCCTATTAAGAAAGAAAGGAGCAAAACAAAAACTGTAAAAATATCAAAAGGATGCATTTTAATTAATTATGCACTTAAAATATTAAATATGTCCTTTTCTTTTATTATAAGAGAAACATATACAGGAATTAAAAATAATCTGAGGATGGCTTTTACAAGTGTTTTAATTATGTCCTTTTCTTTATTTTTCTTTATTTTTTTTGTGATATTAACTTTAAATTCCTTTAATGTTATATATGAAAGATCCTCTAAATTAATGTTTGAAGTTTATCATACAGAAAATCTTGATGATAAAAGTTTAAATTTTTTGGCAGATATTTTAAAATCCTTAAGGGGGGTATATAAAGTTGAGTATATTGATTCAAAAAAGGGAAGAGAATTTTTTTTAAATGAATATCCTGAATATAAGGAACTATTAACTCTTTTTAATGAAGATATATTTCCTCCAAAATTTACACTTCACTTAAAACCCTATTTACTTTTAAGAGGAGAGATAATGGAATTAAAATCCTTTATTTTAAGACTTCCCTTTGTTAAAGAAGTTTATTTTGGCGAGGAATATATTTTAAAAATTTTCAAAATCCTTTTATTTTTGATTTTTATTGATATTTTTTTCTTCTTTTTCCTTTTATTTTTACTTACAATAACAATCCTCCAAACACTCAGATTAACTATAAGGTCAAGATTAAATCTTATTGAACTTTTATATCTTGTTGGTTCAGATGAGGAATATATTAGATCTCCCTTTGCACTTGAAGGCTCTTTATACGGTCTTTCAGGTTCTATAATAGCAGTAATACTTTCTCTTTTATTCTTTTCCTTTCTTAAAAAATTTTTTGGAATAAGTTTTAATTTTGTATTTACAGTTTTAATTTCAATGGTTGCCTTTGGAACATTTCTTGGATTTCTTTCTTCACAGATAGCTCTGTCAGATATAAAGAAAATATGAGTATACTTCTTTTAATAATTATAAATGCAGGTTTAAAATCCAAGATTGATTCTTTAAATCTTGAATTAAAAAAAATAAGAGAAGAAAGAAAAATCCTTGAAAAAGAAGAAACAAAAACACTCTATTCCCTTGAATCCATTAATAAAGAAATACAGGTTTTAGGTGAATTGGAAAAATCCTTAATTTCAGAGAGAATTTCTCTTGAAAAGGAAGTTTCAGATCTTGAGAATTTAATCAAGGAGAATGAAAAGGAGCTTGAAAAAACAAAAGATGTAATTAAAGAGTTTCTTATTTCACTTTATAAATATGGGAAATTAAGTCCTTTAAATATAATAAGGGGTCAGGGTTCTTTTTTAAATTTTTATACAGGGCTACTTGCTCTTAAAAAGGGTATTGAATTTAAGAAAGAACTACTTGACAAAGGGACCTTACTTGTTAAAAGTTTAAGGGAAAAAAAAGAATCCTATAATTTAAAGGTTAAAAATTTAAAAGAAATTGAGGTAGTAACAGCTGAGAAGAAAATGGAACTTCTTGAGAGCAGAAAGGAAAAGGAAAAAATTTTACAGGAACTGAGAAAAAAGAAAAAAGAACAGGAAAAACTTGAAAAAGAACTTGTCTATCAGGTTAAGAAATTTGAGGAATTACTTGAAAAAATTGAAAGAGAAAGAATGGCAAAAGTTAAAAAGGAAATACCTGAAAAAATTCCTAAAAGGGTTTTTAACTGGCCTATAAAGGGTGAAATAGTTTCTTATTTTGGCAACCTCTGGCATCCTGAATATAAAACAAAAGTTAAAAACAATGGAATTGATATAAAGGCAAAACCAGGTGATAAAGTTTATTCAGCAGATGCGGGTGTTGTTGTATATTCTGACTTATTTATGGGTTACGGTTTAACTGTTATAATAGACCATGGAGACGGTTTTTATACAGTTTATGCTGGACTCTCAAAAATATATGTTTTCCCCGGAAAGGCAGTATCCAAAGGAGAGCCCCTCGGGGAGGTGGGAATTTCAATTTTTAGTTCAAATTATACCTTGCATTTTGAAGTAAGATATGGTGGGAAAGCTTTAGATCCGCTCTTGTTTTTACCCTTTGAAAGTTAATTTTTTAAAAATGTGATTTAAATCATGGAAAAATTTTTTTAGCATTTAATATAATATATAGGATGGAAGAATATAAAAATTATTACGAGATTCTGGGTGTAAAGATTACGGCTTCAATTGGGGAAATAGAAAAAGCTTATAGAAAACTTATAATAGATTTACATCCTGATAAATTTAAAAAATTTGGGGGAGAGGTTTATAAGAAGGCTGTGGAAAGGTTTACCCTTATAAATGAGGCATACAGTATTTTATCAAACCCTGATAAAAGGAAAAAGTATGATGAGATGTTAAAAAATGGTAATTTTACTCCGCCACAGATAAAAGCAAAAAAAATACAGGCGAGAAATGCTTTTAATATGGGAAAAGAAGTTTTTGAAAAAGGAGAATATGCAAAAGCGGGAATGTATTTTAAGTCAGCACTTTTACTTGACCCTCTTTTTCATGAAGCAAGAGCATACCTTGCAATAAGTTATGTAAGGTCAAACAGAAAAAAAGAAGAGGTTCTTGAAATTTTAAAAATATATGATAATCATATGGATGAAATTAATGATCCTGAACTATATTACATAATAGCGAGAGCATACCTTGCTGCAGGTGAGAAGAATAAAGCTAAGGAGGTTCTTGAAAAAGGTTTAAAACTTTTTAAAAATAATGATAAATTAAATAAACTGTATAAAGAAATTGGTGGAATTTTTAAAATTTTTCCTTTTAAATAATCTAATTTTAAATAATTTTGATTTAAAAAAAGTAGAATTTTGGAACAAAGCTACTTATTACATTTATGAACCAGATTCAGTATACAAATACTTAAAAAAGTTTTTAAACATTTCTGATTTTGAAGATTCTATAAAAGTTCTCCCCCTTTTTTTACTTTCCGGAATTGAACTCAAAAAAGAAAAACTATCAGATTACAAAAAATATTTTAATTATTTAGATGAAAGATACTTTAAATTACTTACAATTTTTGAAAATATCGAGAAAACTTTTTTTGAAAATGTTTCCTTAAAGGATACCTTTTTATATTATGCATATCTTTTAAATGCCATTAATTTTAAAAGGGAAATAAGTTTTGATTTTGTAAAAAAGGAACCTGAATTTTTATTTGCCTATTCCTTTATGAAGTTTAATTCAGGAAATATAAAGGAAGCTGAAAGATTTTTAAATGAATTTTTAAAAGATAAAAAGAATTATTTTAGCGTTTTTTATGATGATGCCCTTTACCTTTTATCTTTAATAGAAAGATTAAAAGGGAATGAGAGTAAAGAGATTTACTATCTTTTGAAAATAAAGGAGGAATTTCCCTTAACTGATTATAAATATGAAATTTTTTTACGACTTTTATCCTTATACTTTGATAGAGAAGAATATTCAAAAATACTTGAAATTAGAAATGAAGTTACCCCCTTTTTTAATCGGCTTATTCCATATTTTTACGCTTCTTTTGCTTTTGAAGGAAAGGTGGATTCTGCAGAAAATATAATAATGCTTCTAAAGGGAGAGGAAAGGAGAGATTCTATAAGATATTTTACAGAGGATAAACTTATAAAAAGGAAAAAATATGATATAGCTGAGAAAATTCTTGATAAATTTGAAAATAAAGAAAGTGAAAAATATTTTAAATTATCCCTTGATGTGTTTTTTTTGAATGAAAGGGATAATAGATTAAAGGAAATTTTTCTTAAAGAAAAAGATGAAAAAAGAAGATTCTGGATAAGTAAGACTCTTGGAAAGCTATATTTTAAAAAGGAAAATTACAGAGAGAGTAAAAAATACTATCAGATTGCATATGATATAATGAAAAAGGATGATATTTTATATTCCCTTCTTTTTACAAAATTTAAATTGGGTGAAATTGATGAGGAGAGTTTTTATAGGGATTTTTTGAAAGAAGCAAAAGATACCTTGTTAATAAAAAAGACCCGTTCAGATTTTCATTTTTATCTTAAAAAAAGGGACAGATTCAGGGATAGTGAGGAAAATTTAGTTTCCCTTTTAAATTTATGTAAGGATAAAGATGAGAAAAAATTTTTTCTTAAGGAGCTTTATGAAATTGAAAAATTTTTAAAAAATGATTCCCTTTTTCTTGAAGTTTTAAAGAAAAATTCTAAAAATGATATTTCTTCTTTTACCGCTCTTTTAGCCTTTGAGTATATGATAGAAAGAAATTTTCCAGAGGAAAAAGTTTTTTCCTTTCTTTCCAATTTTGAGATTGAAAGTAATGAAGATGGGAGAAAATTATTTTATAAACTCTCGGAACTTTATTTAAAAAAAGAAAAATTCAAGGAAGCAAAGGTTCTTTTAAAAGATTTGATTAATGAAAGGGATTCAATTTCAGATAAGGCAATATTAAAGTTAGGTGAAATATCCATAATAGAAAAGAATCTTTCCCTACTTGATACAGTTACAGATTACCTGGTTAATAATTTTGAAAAGGATAATCCTTTTATTTATTATTTTCTTGCTCAGAAAGAAGAATTTAAAGGGAATAATGAAAGGGCAATAGAACTTTAT
This genomic interval carries:
- a CDS encoding TIGR04013 family B12-binding domain/radical SAM domain-containing protein, with the protein product MKKNYAFVIYYNKNNKYSFNALLGAIETEESLNNIKIYFIKNKKNFITEIEHIIKEHKKVIIGVSFFTTQLWDINKIVKTLREKFGKKILLISGGPHPTGDPEGTLKMGFDIVVRGEGEETIIELLKKIFNDEDFKTVKGITFFDDNGVMKFTGKREQVDLNKYHPFAIKYEKFGPIEITRGCPFACYFCQTPRIFGARIRHRNIENICKYVEYMKNKNLLDIRFITPDAFSYGSNDGKKINLLELEELLKNVKKIIKPEGRIFFGTFPSEVRPEHVNEETIELILKYADNDNITIGAQSGSQRILDLCNRGHKVEDVYNAVKITLKAGLKANVDFIFGLPGETEEDINLTIKVIEDLTKMGAYIHTHAFIPLPQTPFAKSPPKGVNEKTKKIIGKISSKGFAFGSWQKQEKIAFKIYQYLNPKPIPK
- a CDS encoding arylamine N-acetyltransferase, which gives rise to MLIKDRDLKAFEFLSEKFNLKKEENELFFLKKVLKIFSEIPYENLTKIIEAESKNFEKKLRTPYYIIRDFFEKGAGGTCFSLVYFLKNFLEYLGFKPCFLLADRSYGENTHTLVSLEIEGKKYLCDVGYLIYEPILLESDFFKFKTLAYDFIYEERKDGIYVYTESEKGFKKFRFKIKKEKVNEDDFISAWKKSFEFEMMNHVIVSKKVRDGIIYIRDGHFHKIKEGKTFYKKLEEKEMIKIFEELNIKRDLILKVKGFIK
- a CDS encoding DnaJ domain-containing protein is translated as MEEYKNYYEILGVKITASIGEIEKAYRKLIIDLHPDKFKKFGGEVYKKAVERFTLINEAYSILSNPDKRKKYDEMLKNGNFTPPQIKAKKIQARNAFNMGKEVFEKGEYAKAGMYFKSALLLDPLFHEARAYLAISYVRSNRKKEEVLEILKIYDNHMDEINDPELYYIIARAYLAAGEKNKAKEVLEKGLKLFKNNDKLNKLYKEIGGIFKIFPFK
- a CDS encoding VWA-like domain-containing protein, which translates into the protein MRTKEFEKAIVKVVIEHPFFRKLLLETVFEEDSNILTACVYGDGRFKINTEWFKNLSESDKVFVIVHEILHIALCHFTRLNNRDITLWNIATDLAINSMLVNMGFEINKLKETSLFPEKFGFERCLSAEEYYSLLIQNFEEIEKSGYLYLKGFDSHYPCDSQITELVEKKYSKVLGEVWKMSKSKGDFPGWFQEFVEELSEPKINWKVMLGKFLIQNIRVKTDWTRPNKRYLAYDIIYPTRRQKILNLVIAVDTSGSISSEDLKDFFSEINGILNSFNFYHIYLIQNDAKIQKVEEIKYPDKLPDTIETIGRGGTDFRPVFKYLEEKRIILPLVFFTDLLGNFPNKAPQFPVLWISTTEKEPPFGIKVRYKRENFNE
- a CDS encoding permease-like cell division protein FtsX, giving the protein MSFSFIIRETYTGIKNNLRMAFTSVLIMSFSLFFFIFFVILTLNSFNVIYERSSKLMFEVYHTENLDDKSLNFLADILKSLRGVYKVEYIDSKKGREFFLNEYPEYKELLTLFNEDIFPPKFTLHLKPYLLLRGEIMELKSFILRLPFVKEVYFGEEYILKIFKILLFLIFIDIFFFFFLLFLLTITILQTLRLTIRSRLNLIELLYLVGSDEEYIRSPFALEGSLYGLSGSIIAVILSLLFFSFLKKFFGISFNFVFTVLISMVAFGTFLGFLSSQIALSDIKKI
- a CDS encoding CvpA family protein, which gives rise to MHPFDIFTVFVLLLSFLIGVIYGLWRLITSWFSLAFSFLFSYNLSPLLKKFLPKFVPFSHFLTFILIFLFSIVLFAFLFKIGEKAIKSLGLSFWDKLLGSIFLFFLSILLILAIIHLLESLSLSYLIKGAKTPSILLEIESKVLNKFI
- a CDS encoding DUF4416 family protein; translated protein: MSEPASPLPCKLILGLFYTEKNLLIRVKEELIKSFGEIDYESESFDFNFTSYYEKEMGKDIKRIFYSFKELIDPSRIVEIKYITWEIEKKFTIEGKRKVNIDPGYMDYFKFVLASFKESGYKIYLGRGVYADITLWYEKGKFRPLLTSFPDFKSNLYEKAFLKIREIYKRDLRKLKIN
- a CDS encoding glycosyltransferase family 4 protein, which produces MKILMVSDAYYPFPGGVSEHMHHLSKALRERGHIVKILTASYNHGEKEENCVLRVGKVHILPLNFTQITFTWEKYLRKKLREIFKEEFDIVHTHGPLGHNLPYHALIFSRSKNIATFHTAFIGFNFYRLARIFYKESFKKIDKVICVSKKAKKEIEKYFPFGNYVIIPNGVDTKRFNPEGEKIEKNNFTVLYVGRFEKRKGPLIFLKAAKILREKGYREIEFWMVGKGPLFTNSKKYAEENNLNVRFFGFVEPNELPKIFRSADIYVSPAIGGETFGIVLIEAMASGVPVISSDIEGYNEVIKDGINGLLFKNKKEKDLAEKIEILINDKSLREKIRERGLKFSKEFDWNKIAEKVEFIYKC
- a CDS encoding peptidoglycan DD-metalloendopeptidase family protein, which gives rise to MSILLLIIINAGLKSKIDSLNLELKKIREERKILEKEETKTLYSLESINKEIQVLGELEKSLISERISLEKEVSDLENLIKENEKELEKTKDVIKEFLISLYKYGKLSPLNIIRGQGSFLNFYTGLLALKKGIEFKKELLDKGTLLVKSLREKKESYNLKVKNLKEIEVVTAEKKMELLESRKEKEKILQELRKKKKEQEKLEKELVYQVKKFEELLEKIERERMAKVKKEIPEKIPKRVFNWPIKGEIVSYFGNLWHPEYKTKVKNNGIDIKAKPGDKVYSADAGVVVYSDLFMGYGLTVIIDHGDGFYTVYAGLSKIYVFPGKAVSKGEPLGEVGISIFSSNYTLHFEVRYGGKALDPLLFLPFES